From Budorcas taxicolor isolate Tak-1 chromosome 19, Takin1.1, whole genome shotgun sequence, the proteins below share one genomic window:
- the MPP2 gene encoding MAGUK p55 subfamily member 2: MPVAATNSETAMQQVLDNLGSLPNATGAAELDLIFLRGIMESPIVRSLAKAHERLEETKLEAVRDNNLELVQEILRDLAQLAEQSSTAAELARILQEPHFQSLLETHDSVASKTYETPPPSPGLDPTFSNQPVPPDAVRMVGIRKTAGEHLGVTFRVEGGELVIARILHGGMVAQQGLLHVGDIIKEVNGQPVGSDPRALQELLRSASGSVILKILPSYQEPHLPRQVGPCTKLYPQHKAQRVFVKCHFDYDPTRDSLIPCKEAGLRFSAGDLLQIVNQDDANWWQACHVEGGSAGLIPSQLLEEKRKAFVKRDLELTPTSGTLCGSLSGKKKKRMMYLTTKNAEFDRHELLIYEEVARMPPFRRKTLVLIGAQGVGRRSLKNKLIMWDPDRYGTTVPYTSRRPKDSEREGQGYSFVSRAEMEADIRAGRYLEHGEYEGNLYGTRIDSIRGVVAAGRVCVLDVNPQAVKVLRTAEFVPYVVFIEAPDFETLRAMNRAALESGVSTKQLTEADLRRTVEESSRIQRGYGHYFDLCLVNSNLERTFRELQAAMEKLRTEPQWVPVSWVY; encoded by the exons gccCATGAGCGGCTGGAGGAGACGAAGCTGGAGGCAGTGCGGGACAACAACCTGGAGCTGGTGCAGGAAATCCTGCGGGACCTGGCGCAGCTGGCGGAGCAGAGCAGCACCGCAGCCGAGCTGGCCCGTATCCTCCAGGAGCCCCACTTCCAG TCCCTCCTGGAGACGCACGACTCTGTGGCCTCAAAGACCTATGAGACACCACCCCCTAGCCCTGGCCTGGACCCCACATTCAGCAACCAGCCTGTGCCTCCCGACGCCGTGCGCATGGTGGGCATCCGCAAGACAGCTGGAGAGCATCTG GGCGTGACATTCCGCGTGGAGGGTGGCGAGTTGGTGATCGCCCGCATTCTGCATGGGGGCATGGTGGCCCAGCAAGGACTCCTACACGTGGGCGACATCATCAAGGAGGTGAACGGGCAGCCGGTAGGCAGCGACCCTCGCGCGCTGCAGGAGCTCCTGCGCAGCGCCAGCGGCAGCGTCATCCTCAAGATCTTGCCCAGCTACCAGGAGCCCCATCTGCCCCGCCAGGTGGGCCCCTGCACCAAGCTCTACCCCCAGCACAAGGCCCAGCGG GTATTTGTGAAATGCCATTTTGACTATGACCCGACCCGAGACAGCCTGATCCCCTGCAAGGAGGCAGGCCTGCGCTTCAGTGCTGGGGACCTGCTTCAGATTGTAAACCAGGACGATGCCAACTGGTGGCAG GCATGCCATGTGGAAGGGGGCAGTGCAGGGCTCATTCCCAGCCAGCTGCTGGAGGAGAAGCGGAAAGCCTTTGTCAAGCGGGACCTGGAACTGACACCCACCTCAG GGACCCTATGTGGCAGcctttcaggaaagaaaaagaagcgaATGATGTATTTGACCACCAAGAATGCAG AGTTTGACCGTCATGAGCTGCTCATTTATGAGGAGGTGGCCCGCATGCCCCCCTTCCGCCGGAAAACCCTGGTGCTGATTGGGGCTCAGGGCGTGGGCCGCCGCAGCCTGAAGAACAAACTCATCATGTGGGATCCAGATCGCTACGGCACCACAGTGCCCT ACACGTCCCGGAGGCCCAAGGACTCAGAACGGGAAGGCCAGGGTTATAGCTTTGTGTCCCGTGCGGAGATGGAGGCCGACATCCGTGCTGGGCGATACCTGGAACATGGTGAATACGAGGGCAACCTGTACGGCACACGTATCGACTCCATCCGGGGTGTGGTGGCTGCTGGCCGGGTGTGCGTGCTGGATGTCAACCCCCAG GCAGTAAAGGTGCTGAGAACAGCTGAGTTTGTCCCTTATGTGGTGTTCATCGAGGCCCCTGACTTTGAGACCCTGCGGGCCATGAACCGGGCGGCGCTGGAGAGTGGGGTGTCCACCAAACAGCTCACG GAGGCGGACCTGAGGCGGACAGTGGAGGAGAGCAGCCGCATCCAGAGGGGCTACGGGCACTACTTCGACCTCTGCCTGGTCAACAGCAACCTGGAGAGGACCTTCCGTGAACTCCAGGCCGCCATGGAGAAGCTGCGCACGGAGCCCCAGTGGGTGCCTGTCAGCTGGGTGTACTGA